A single genomic interval of Pelagerythrobacter marensis harbors:
- a CDS encoding TonB-dependent receptor gives MKYSLVSCRAKAALLAGSALVLPHTVFAQDTATLDAEEVGQEALAEVADEGNVIVVSGFRESLNAAVAAKREAVGQVDVIVAEDIAKFPDTNLAESLQRIPGVAIERDAGEGRQITVRGLGAQFTRVRVNGMETIATSVDGASSNRDRAFDFNVFASELFNSIVVNKTASAKLDEGSLGAVIDLSTGNPLAYGAGTKFVVTAQGRYNDLNDDISPRLAGLAAWNNADETFGVSASVAWSKYETPELGNNTVRWANGEIEEQEDGTYKFTNVFRSVDGVNCRDNPTDAGCNEVAEAFHPRIPRYGLVNHERERLGATAAIQFRPTDNTDIEINALYSNFKENRDEYWGEVLLRSNEDDIDVVDYAIDGDNNLISADLSNAWIRNERYHRESETDFYQVSGRLEQRFGDLTTTLSGGFSKSDATIPVETTIIFDDRDGEYSYDYTDMKFPRLTFGTDVTDPGNFQLAEFRDRPSRVENKFKTIALDLEYEPVDGLRLSAGPFYREFEFFTTSARRDSQYCSAFDCEPGAYGAPVTPDLAELFELGDAGQPSGNTNAWIVPDLDAAVAFLDLYGIPAVTREGDERGVTEEVKGGYFQTDFEIDPGVRMTGNFGVRYAHTKQTSQGFVSGEYLTVKRSYDDFLPAVNLNIFPADNFIVRGAIAQVVTRPTLGSLTPGGSVDEFNFRISRGNPFIDPYRAWNYDVSLEWYFAPGAILSLAGFVKDIESFPVGTSREITFAESGLSTSLLTSGTPAYDAVVNGTDPDRLFEFRTTTNGEGAVIKGLELGLNLPFSAFTGAPFLSDFGILGNVTYVDSNRDEEFQGEIYEITFPGVSKYSANGTIYYDNGRFSVRVSGAYRDDYNTGGSGNGNFLEGFGSTFNLDASIRYKLTDNIELLIDGNNLTDQYRYRWTDDFARRNYENNHFGRIVMVGARVEF, from the coding sequence ATGAAGTACTCACTCGTTTCGTGTCGTGCCAAGGCGGCCCTGCTGGCCGGGAGCGCGCTGGTTCTGCCGCACACGGTGTTCGCTCAGGACACCGCCACGCTGGATGCCGAAGAGGTCGGCCAGGAGGCGCTGGCCGAGGTTGCAGACGAAGGTAACGTCATCGTCGTTTCGGGTTTTCGCGAATCGCTGAACGCCGCCGTCGCGGCGAAGCGTGAGGCGGTCGGCCAGGTCGACGTCATCGTCGCCGAAGACATTGCGAAATTCCCAGACACCAATCTTGCCGAATCGCTCCAGCGCATTCCCGGCGTCGCGATCGAACGCGATGCCGGCGAGGGGCGCCAGATTACCGTCCGCGGCCTGGGCGCGCAGTTCACCCGTGTGCGCGTGAACGGAATGGAGACGATTGCGACGTCGGTCGACGGTGCGTCGTCCAACCGCGACCGCGCTTTCGACTTCAACGTCTTCGCGTCCGAGCTGTTCAACTCGATCGTCGTCAACAAGACCGCCTCGGCCAAGCTGGACGAAGGTTCGCTGGGGGCGGTGATCGATCTCAGCACGGGCAACCCGCTGGCTTATGGGGCGGGGACGAAGTTCGTCGTCACCGCGCAGGGGCGCTACAACGATCTCAACGACGACATCTCGCCGCGCCTCGCCGGCCTGGCCGCGTGGAACAACGCGGACGAGACGTTCGGCGTGTCGGCCTCCGTCGCCTGGTCGAAGTACGAGACGCCCGAGCTGGGCAACAACACCGTCCGCTGGGCGAACGGAGAGATCGAAGAGCAGGAGGACGGGACCTACAAGTTCACCAATGTCTTTCGGTCGGTCGACGGCGTGAACTGCCGCGATAACCCCACCGACGCTGGTTGTAACGAGGTCGCCGAAGCGTTCCACCCGCGCATCCCGCGTTACGGCCTGGTCAACCATGAGCGCGAGCGGCTCGGCGCGACTGCTGCCATCCAGTTCCGGCCCACGGACAACACGGATATCGAAATTAACGCGCTCTATTCCAACTTCAAGGAAAATCGCGACGAGTACTGGGGCGAGGTTCTGCTGCGTTCCAACGAGGACGATATCGACGTCGTCGATTATGCGATCGATGGCGACAACAACCTGATCAGCGCGGACCTCTCCAATGCGTGGATCCGCAACGAGCGGTATCACCGCGAAAGCGAGACCGATTTCTATCAGGTGTCCGGCCGGCTCGAGCAGCGCTTCGGCGATCTGACGACCACGCTCTCGGGTGGCTTCTCGAAGTCGGATGCCACGATCCCCGTCGAGACCACGATCATTTTCGACGATCGCGACGGCGAGTACAGCTACGACTACACGGATATGAAGTTTCCGCGGCTGACGTTCGGCACCGACGTGACGGATCCGGGCAACTTCCAGCTCGCGGAATTCCGCGACCGGCCGAGCAGGGTCGAGAACAAGTTCAAGACCATTGCGCTCGATCTCGAATACGAGCCGGTCGATGGGCTGCGCCTGTCGGCGGGGCCGTTCTACCGCGAGTTCGAGTTCTTCACGACGAGCGCGCGGCGCGACAGCCAGTATTGCTCGGCCTTCGATTGCGAACCCGGCGCCTATGGCGCGCCTGTCACGCCCGATCTGGCCGAACTGTTCGAGCTGGGCGATGCGGGGCAGCCGTCGGGCAACACCAATGCCTGGATCGTTCCCGATCTCGATGCCGCGGTCGCGTTCCTCGACCTCTACGGCATTCCCGCGGTTACCCGCGAAGGCGACGAGCGGGGCGTGACGGAAGAGGTCAAGGGCGGCTATTTCCAGACCGATTTCGAGATCGATCCCGGTGTGCGGATGACGGGCAACTTCGGCGTGCGCTACGCGCACACCAAGCAGACCTCGCAGGGCTTCGTTTCGGGCGAGTATCTTACGGTCAAGCGCAGCTACGACGATTTTCTGCCGGCCGTTAACCTGAACATTTTCCCCGCGGACAACTTTATCGTCCGCGGTGCGATCGCCCAGGTTGTCACGCGGCCGACACTGGGTTCGCTGACGCCCGGCGGTTCGGTTGACGAATTCAACTTCCGCATCAGCCGGGGGAACCCGTTCATCGATCCGTACCGGGCCTGGAACTACGACGTCTCGCTCGAATGGTACTTCGCGCCGGGGGCGATCCTGTCGCTGGCCGGCTTCGTAAAGGACATCGAGAGCTTCCCGGTCGGCACTTCGCGCGAAATCACCTTCGCCGAAAGCGGCCTGTCGACGTCGCTTCTCACCTCCGGCACCCCGGCCTACGATGCGGTGGTCAACGGCACCGATCCCGATCGCCTGTTCGAGTTCCGCACTACGACGAACGGCGAAGGCGCGGTGATCAAGGGGCTGGAGCTTGGCCTGAACCTGCCGTTTTCCGCCTTTACCGGCGCGCCGTTCCTGAGCGACTTCGGCATCCTGGGCAACGTGACCTATGTCGACAGTAATCGGGACGAGGAATTCCAAGGCGAGATCTACGAGATCACTTTCCCCGGCGTTTCGAAATACTCGGCCAACGGCACGATCTATTACGACAACGGCCGTTTCTCGGTCCGCGTATCGGGCGCCTATCGCGACGACTACAACACCGGCGGCAGCGGCAACGGCAACTTCCTCGAAGGCTTCGGGTCGACCTTCAACCTCGACGCGTCGATCCGGTACAAGCTGACCGACAATATCGAGCTGCTGATCGACGGTAACAACCTGACCGACCAGTATCGTTATCGCTGGACCGACGACTTTGCTCGCCGGAACTACGAGAACAATCACTTCGGGCGTATCGTCATGGTCGGCGCGCGCGTCGAATTCTGA
- a CDS encoding alpha/beta hydrolase — protein sequence MNSDRRSLLGAGLAASLLGATRLSAQTPPPSAPEGPPPGLPQPIETIDLWPGGAPGMPAQPPVEQVEERSADPLVADRAVRGITVPRLSVFRPDRPNGGAVLLIPGGGYRHVVVDKEGYEMARWLSARGFTAFVLFYRLPYDGWAAGPDVCLSDAQRAMRIIRQRHRDFALDPERVAAMGFSAGGHLCADLATRFAQRTYDPVDEADRLGARPVCAAPVYPVMAMQAPHAHPGSRERLLGPSPSAALEAAHSPHRNVPRDAPPFFILHAEDDDVVPVENSLLLRAALKAQGVAVETHLFRHGGHGFGLRKATGKPVAAWPELWRDWARGTGLG from the coding sequence ATGAACAGCGATCGCAGATCATTGCTCGGCGCGGGCCTCGCCGCGTCGCTGCTGGGGGCCACACGGCTTTCGGCGCAGACGCCGCCGCCTTCCGCCCCGGAGGGGCCGCCGCCGGGTCTTCCGCAGCCGATCGAAACCATAGACCTCTGGCCCGGCGGCGCGCCGGGAATGCCCGCGCAGCCGCCGGTCGAGCAGGTCGAAGAGCGTTCGGCCGATCCGCTCGTTGCCGACCGCGCGGTGCGCGGCATCACGGTGCCGCGCCTGTCGGTTTTCCGGCCCGACCGGCCCAACGGCGGCGCCGTTCTGTTGATACCGGGCGGCGGGTATCGGCATGTCGTGGTGGACAAGGAAGGCTACGAGATGGCGCGCTGGCTATCCGCCCGCGGCTTCACGGCCTTCGTTCTGTTCTATCGTCTGCCTTATGACGGATGGGCGGCGGGCCCCGATGTCTGCCTGTCCGATGCGCAGCGCGCCATGCGGATTATTCGTCAGCGCCACCGCGATTTCGCGCTCGATCCCGAGCGGGTCGCGGCTATGGGCTTCTCTGCCGGCGGCCACTTGTGTGCCGACCTTGCGACGCGCTTCGCGCAGCGCACTTACGATCCGGTGGACGAGGCGGACCGGCTGGGCGCGAGACCGGTCTGTGCCGCGCCGGTCTATCCGGTGATGGCGATGCAGGCGCCCCACGCCCATCCCGGATCGCGCGAGCGGCTGCTCGGCCCATCGCCTTCGGCTGCGCTCGAGGCTGCCCATTCCCCCCATCGAAACGTGCCGCGCGATGCGCCGCCGTTCTTCATCCTTCATGCGGAGGACGACGATGTCGTCCCGGTCGAAAACAGTCTGCTTCTGCGCGCCGCGCTCAAGGCCCAGGGTGTGGCTGTCGAAACGCACCTGTTCCGCCACGGCGGTCACGGTTTCGGCCTGCGCAAGGCCACAGGCAAGCCGGTCGCCGCCTGGCCCGAACTGTGGCGCGACTGGGCACGCGGAACAGGTCTGGGCTGA
- a CDS encoding family 43 glycosylhydrolase — MSVDRRSLLAGAGVAGLVAPFGLSAPLAGAREQHRPAQRRYLRGFDNQRVPDQGNGTFLNPVLSGDRPDPAILKDGDDYYVTFSTFDAYPGLTIWHSRDLVNWRPRKPALHRNIGSVWAPSLHKDRGRYLLYIPVKASPRNDIFVTWADAIDGPWSDPVPLGLHDHIDPCHAVAEDGSRWLFLSGGDRVRLSDDNLSLAGAVEHVYDPWRYPSDWIVEGFAPEGPKIHRIGEWFYMLTAVGGTAGPPTGHMVIAARARSLHGPWEHHPDNPLVRTTSIDEAWWSRGHASLVEGPEGDWWSLYHGYENGFWTLGRQCLMDPVRFRPDGWFEMTGGDLSRPLAKPAGGEAQPHGMPLSDDFSGPLALGSKWAFFRPSANEADRVSAGGGVLRFAGKGEAPSSGSPLLLTAGDRSYRFECDIEIAPGGRAGLVLFYDDKLYCGLGFDAERFVTHQYGIERARPANPHGSRMRMRVTNREHIVTYDTSGDGGRTWHRFDRGMEVSGYHHNVRGGFHMLRPGLYAAGPGEAKFRDFRFMALDS, encoded by the coding sequence GTGTCTGTCGACCGTCGCTCTCTTCTGGCCGGAGCCGGTGTAGCCGGGCTGGTCGCCCCTTTCGGGCTCTCCGCCCCGCTGGCCGGCGCACGGGAACAGCACCGGCCGGCACAGCGCCGTTACCTGCGCGGGTTCGACAACCAGCGCGTACCTGACCAGGGCAACGGCACGTTTCTTAATCCCGTGCTATCGGGCGACCGGCCGGACCCGGCGATCCTGAAGGACGGGGACGACTACTACGTCACCTTCTCCACTTTCGATGCCTATCCGGGTCTGACCATCTGGCATTCGCGCGATCTGGTGAACTGGCGCCCGCGCAAGCCGGCGCTCCATCGCAATATCGGTTCGGTCTGGGCGCCCAGCCTGCACAAGGATCGCGGACGTTATCTGCTCTACATCCCGGTCAAGGCCAGTCCCCGGAACGATATCTTCGTCACCTGGGCCGATGCGATCGACGGGCCGTGGAGCGACCCGGTGCCGCTGGGCCTGCACGACCATATCGATCCTTGTCACGCGGTCGCCGAAGACGGGAGCCGCTGGCTGTTCCTTTCGGGCGGCGATCGCGTGCGCCTGTCGGACGACAACCTGTCGCTCGCGGGCGCGGTCGAACATGTCTACGACCCGTGGCGTTACCCGTCCGACTGGATCGTCGAGGGATTCGCGCCGGAAGGCCCAAAGATCCACCGTATCGGCGAATGGTTCTACATGCTCACCGCGGTTGGCGGGACGGCGGGGCCGCCGACCGGGCACATGGTCATTGCCGCTCGCGCGCGTTCGCTTCACGGTCCGTGGGAACACCATCCTGACAATCCTCTGGTGCGCACGACGTCGATCGACGAGGCCTGGTGGTCGCGCGGGCACGCTTCGCTGGTCGAGGGGCCCGAGGGCGACTGGTGGTCGCTTTATCACGGATACGAGAACGGCTTCTGGACGCTCGGCCGGCAGTGCCTGATGGACCCGGTGCGTTTTCGGCCCGACGGCTGGTTCGAAATGACCGGCGGCGACCTGTCCCGGCCCCTGGCCAAGCCGGCCGGCGGGGAGGCGCAGCCGCACGGTATGCCGCTGTCCGACGACTTTTCCGGCCCGCTCGCGCTCGGCAGCAAGTGGGCGTTCTTTCGCCCGTCGGCGAACGAGGCGGACAGAGTCAGCGCAGGCGGCGGCGTTCTGCGCTTCGCCGGCAAGGGGGAGGCGCCGTCCAGCGGTTCACCCCTGTTGCTGACCGCGGGCGATCGCAGCTACCGCTTCGAATGCGATATCGAAATCGCGCCGGGTGGACGGGCCGGGCTGGTCCTGTTCTACGACGACAAGCTCTATTGCGGGCTCGGCTTCGATGCCGAGCGGTTCGTGACCCATCAGTACGGGATAGAGCGCGCCCGACCGGCCAACCCGCACGGAAGCCGGATGCGGATGCGGGTAACGAACCGCGAGCATATCGTCACTTACGATACCAGCGGCGACGGGGGGCGCACCTGGCACCGCTTCGACCGCGGAATGGAAGTTTCGGGGTATCATCACAATGTTCGCGGGGGGTTTCACATGCTGCGCCCCGGGCTCTATGCCGCAGGACCGGGAGAGGCAAAGTTCCGCGATTTTCGTTTCATGGCGCTCGACAGTTGA
- a CDS encoding TRAP transporter substrate-binding protein — MRDDRLASLGCGPVSRRRLLGGGLALSAATFLPACKPRMSGLLTGADTHPADYPTVKAVEFMGRYLFERTGGRLGIKVYAGGQLGSETDTLEITSFGGLDFNRVNFAPLNSIEPMTLPFSLPFVFESVAHMRRVVDSAVGDEVLATLEPHGLIGLCIYDSGARSFYNTRRAIRTPDDMAGLKLRVPASDLYVAMVNALGANAVPIPFGEVYQSLAQGVIDGAENNWPSFVSARHYEVATYYSLTEHLLTPEALVMSKTSWDGLSPDDRRLVREAAKLSVVEMRRLWDQRVTEAKATIAASPVAVNAVEKEPFAALMRPVWDQFITTPAQKSVVERILAMREG, encoded by the coding sequence ATGAGGGACGATCGCCTGGCTTCGCTCGGGTGTGGCCCGGTATCGCGCCGCCGCCTGCTTGGCGGAGGGCTGGCGCTGTCGGCAGCGACGTTCCTCCCCGCCTGCAAGCCGCGCATGTCCGGGCTGCTCACGGGGGCCGACACGCACCCGGCCGATTACCCCACAGTGAAGGCGGTCGAGTTCATGGGCCGCTATCTTTTCGAGCGCACCGGCGGGCGGCTGGGGATCAAGGTCTATGCCGGGGGGCAGCTGGGCAGCGAGACCGATACCCTGGAGATCACGAGTTTCGGCGGACTCGACTTCAATCGCGTGAACTTCGCCCCGCTCAATTCGATCGAGCCGATGACGCTGCCGTTTTCGCTGCCGTTCGTTTTCGAATCGGTGGCCCATATGCGGCGCGTGGTCGACAGCGCGGTGGGGGACGAGGTTCTCGCGACGCTGGAACCGCACGGGCTGATTGGTCTGTGCATCTACGATTCGGGGGCGCGCAGTTTCTACAACACGCGGCGGGCGATCCGCACGCCGGACGATATGGCCGGCCTGAAACTGCGCGTGCCGGCATCCGATCTCTACGTGGCAATGGTCAATGCGCTGGGCGCGAACGCTGTCCCGATCCCGTTCGGCGAGGTCTATCAGTCGCTGGCGCAGGGCGTGATCGACGGGGCGGAGAACAACTGGCCCTCTTTCGTCAGCGCCCGTCATTACGAGGTCGCGACTTATTATAGCCTGACCGAGCATCTGCTGACGCCCGAAGCGCTGGTGATGAGCAAGACGAGCTGGGACGGGCTTTCGCCCGACGACAGGCGGCTCGTTCGCGAGGCCGCGAAGCTCTCGGTCGTCGAAATGCGTCGCCTGTGGGACCAGCGCGTGACCGAGGCCAAGGCGACGATCGCAGCGTCTCCGGTCGCGGTCAACGCGGTCGAGAAAGAGCCGTTCGCCGCGCTCATGCGCCCGGTGTGGGATCAGTTCATCACCACGCCGGCCCAGAAATCGGTCGTCGAACGCATTCTGGCGATGAGGGAGGGGTGA
- a CDS encoding TRAP transporter small permease: MAATIARWLIGFGAAGLIAMTAIIAWQVFGRFVLDASPSWTEQASLILMIWYVMFASAAGVYEGFHIRIALLEERLGDASRPVARVVALVIALAGLVLLVYGAQLCWAVRGNAVPSLGISRAVAYIPLPIAGLLMTVFALPRVISGRSAVEGGAG; this comes from the coding sequence ATGGCCGCGACCATCGCACGCTGGCTGATCGGATTCGGTGCGGCCGGGCTGATTGCAATGACGGCGATCATCGCCTGGCAGGTATTCGGCCGCTTCGTCCTCGATGCGAGCCCGTCGTGGACCGAGCAGGCCTCGCTGATCCTGATGATCTGGTATGTCATGTTCGCTTCCGCCGCCGGCGTCTACGAAGGGTTCCATATTCGCATCGCGCTATTGGAAGAACGCCTGGGGGACGCGAGCCGGCCGGTCGCGCGGGTCGTGGCGCTGGTGATTGCCCTCGCCGGCCTGGTGCTCCTTGTCTATGGCGCGCAGCTTTGCTGGGCGGTCAGAGGCAATGCCGTCCCTTCGCTGGGGATTAGCCGTGCGGTGGCCTATATTCCCCTGCCCATTGCGGGCCTGCTGATGACGGTATTCGCCCTCCCCCGCGTTATAAGCGGGCGTAGCGCGGTCGAAGGGGGCGCCGGCTGA